TGCGGGGTCATGGGTAAACCCAGCAAAAATGACTTGCTCGAGCTGCTGCGCCTGCTGATAGATTGCCTCAGCAATTTTAGGATGGCAATGTCCATAAGTGTTGACCCACCAGCTTGAGATGCAGTCAATCATTTTGTGCCCATTCTCTAGCTCTAGCCAAACACCCTGCGCGGATTTGACCTTTAGCGGTTCCAGCGCCGTTTTCGCTTGGGTGAATGGATACCAAATGTGAGGATGCATGGCTTTAAAAAGGTATTTAAGCTCGAAAAAGCTGATCAAATGCTTGCTTGAGTGTAGCGGGATTGACCTCGGCCAGTGGCTCCAGTTCTGCAAGAATGGGCACGTTGCCGTAGTGGGCGATCGCCGCTCGATTTCCCTCATTTTTGGGGCCGTTCACAATCACACCCAAGATAGGAATTTCCATCCGCCGCAGTTGAGCCAGCGACAGCAGGGTATGGTTAATCGTACCCAACGTGCTGCGAGCCACCAGACAAACCGGAAGCTGAAACTGTCGGATTAAATCAATCACAAAATCCTCTTCATTGAGCGGCACCATTAGCCCACCTGCCCCTTCAATAATGAGAGGTTTATATGGCAGTTGAGAGGGTAGCTGAAAATCGGAAAGATAGATCTGAACGCCATCAATCTCAG
The Thermoleptolyngbya sichuanensis A183 DNA segment above includes these coding regions:
- the bioD gene encoding dethiobiotin synthase is translated as MFPEKFFITGTDTNVGKTVVSALLTLGLNASYWKPIQSGLDPISDTDYVRKVTGLDDSHFLPERFTLTQPLSPHAAAEIDGVQIYLSDFQLPSQLPYKPLIIEGAGGLMVPLNEEDFVIDLIRQFQLPVCLVARSTLGTINHTLLSLAQLRRMEIPILGVIVNGPKNEGNRAAIAHYGNVPILAELEPLAEVNPATLKQAFDQLFRA